The following are encoded in a window of Brockia lithotrophica genomic DNA:
- the mutS gene encoding DNA mismatch repair protein MutS: MAAGPREARTSDKLPDPEAYTPMFRQYLEIKRQVPDMLLFFRLGDFYELFFEDAEVVSRELGLTLTGRDGGSERVPMCGVPYHSADQYLRQLLEKGYRVAICEQMEDPKTAKGLVRREITRILTPGTLLEEPYLTEDNRFLAAVVPWDLSRDAGSPERGRRTRGRGEGEGAKAYGFAFLDVSTGEGYALVDPLVGESGLEAELAAVSPREVLLAPEVWEDLEPLVRRFGAFPTLWQEEAGAEDPGGPVDATGAGFFGASGAGGSGEGEEDYLRSLVPDTPGYEAARRLVAYVRRVSRAARLPLRPFVAFRRKDAMVLDAATRRSLELFETERRRSYEGSLLWLLDETRTPMGRRLLRRFLERPLVDPGEIRARLAAVRTIKRLPLLREGLRELLARTYDIERPLSRLYAGGASGKDLARLRDTLRALPHVRALLLESLAGEELPERFLPWRRLDLLDALRDLLERALVDDPPFSLSEGGVIRPGYDAELDRLRALQEEGTARIARLEEEERRRTGIRSLKIGYNRVFGYYIEVTRPNLHLVPPHYRRRQTLAGAERFDTEELKRWEEEILTAEERARAREAVLLEDVRNRILEAAPRLRELAGLLAELDVFQALATVADRRGYVEPEFSPDGSLYIRAGRHPVLEALMPPGAFVPNDAALDDEVRILLITGPNMAGKSTYMRQVALIQLLFQMGSFVPAEAARLPVVDRIFTRIGAGDDLAAGDSTFMVEMKEVRTMLREATPKSLLLVDELGRGTSTEDGLAIAQATIEYIHDKIGAKALISTHFHELAELEGRLPRLRNVHLEVKERADGVVFTRRLRPGAASRSYGIYVARLAGIPEEVIRRAERLARLYGGKGAAVETLTLPLAFADETSGGEGGEAEGPEGGLAPCQDPADLPERDAVRAILAFLREIEELDVDRMTPIQALNTLAALRRRLREHFDALAGLGGVGEGLEKEGEHFG, from the coding sequence ATGGCCGCCGGGCCGCGCGAAGCGCGCACGTCCGACAAGCTCCCCGATCCCGAAGCGTACACACCCATGTTCCGTCAGTACTTGGAGATCAAGCGCCAGGTTCCGGATATGCTCCTCTTCTTCCGCCTGGGGGATTTCTACGAGCTCTTTTTCGAGGATGCGGAAGTCGTCTCGCGCGAACTCGGCCTCACGCTCACGGGGCGCGACGGCGGTTCGGAGCGCGTTCCCATGTGCGGGGTACCGTACCATTCGGCGGATCAGTACCTCCGCCAGCTCCTCGAAAAGGGGTACCGCGTGGCGATCTGCGAGCAGATGGAGGATCCCAAGACGGCGAAGGGGCTCGTGCGGCGGGAAATCACGCGCATCCTCACGCCGGGGACGCTCCTCGAAGAGCCGTACCTCACGGAGGACAACCGGTTTCTCGCGGCGGTCGTTCCTTGGGACCTATCCCGCGATGCGGGTTCTCCGGAGAGGGGGAGGCGCACCCGGGGAAGAGGCGAAGGGGAAGGGGCGAAGGCGTACGGCTTCGCCTTCCTCGACGTGTCCACGGGCGAAGGGTATGCCTTGGTCGATCCCCTGGTCGGCGAGTCCGGCCTCGAGGCCGAGCTCGCCGCGGTTTCTCCCCGGGAGGTCCTCCTCGCGCCGGAGGTTTGGGAAGACCTCGAGCCCTTGGTCCGGCGCTTTGGCGCTTTCCCCACCCTTTGGCAAGAAGAGGCGGGCGCGGAGGACCCGGGCGGCCCTGTGGACGCTACAGGAGCGGGGTTCTTCGGGGCATCCGGGGCGGGGGGGTCGGGAGAAGGGGAAGAAGACTACCTGCGTTCTCTCGTTCCGGATACGCCCGGATATGAGGCGGCGCGCCGTCTCGTCGCCTACGTGCGGCGCGTAAGCCGCGCGGCGCGCCTCCCCCTCCGACCGTTCGTCGCCTTTCGCCGCAAGGACGCGATGGTGCTCGACGCGGCGACGCGGCGGAGTCTCGAACTCTTCGAAACTGAGCGCCGGCGTTCTTACGAGGGGAGCCTCCTCTGGCTCTTGGATGAGACGCGAACGCCGATGGGGCGCCGCCTCCTGCGCCGCTTTCTCGAGCGCCCTCTCGTCGATCCCGGGGAGATCAGGGCCCGGCTTGCGGCCGTTCGCACCATAAAGCGCCTCCCCCTCTTGCGCGAGGGCCTGCGCGAGCTTCTCGCCCGCACGTACGACATCGAACGTCCTCTGTCGCGCCTCTACGCCGGAGGGGCTTCGGGCAAAGACCTCGCCCGGCTGCGCGACACCCTCCGCGCCCTTCCCCACGTGCGCGCCCTTCTCCTCGAATCCCTTGCGGGGGAAGAGTTGCCCGAACGCTTCCTCCCGTGGCGCCGCCTCGACCTTCTGGACGCCTTGCGCGACCTCTTGGAACGCGCCCTTGTGGACGATCCGCCCTTTTCTCTCTCCGAGGGCGGGGTGATCCGGCCGGGGTACGATGCGGAGCTCGACCGCCTGCGCGCCCTGCAGGAGGAGGGGACGGCCCGCATCGCCCGCCTGGAGGAAGAAGAGCGTCGGCGGACGGGGATTCGCTCTCTCAAGATAGGCTACAACCGCGTCTTCGGATACTACATCGAGGTCACGCGCCCCAACCTCCACCTCGTGCCCCCGCACTACCGCAGGCGACAGACGCTCGCCGGCGCCGAGAGGTTCGACACGGAGGAGCTCAAGCGTTGGGAGGAGGAAATCCTCACCGCCGAAGAGCGCGCCCGCGCCCGCGAGGCGGTCCTTCTCGAGGACGTCCGGAATCGGATTCTCGAAGCGGCGCCGCGCCTGCGCGAACTCGCGGGGCTTCTCGCGGAGCTCGACGTCTTTCAGGCGCTCGCCACCGTCGCCGACCGCCGCGGATACGTCGAACCGGAGTTCTCGCCCGACGGTTCGCTCTACATTCGCGCCGGGAGGCACCCGGTCCTCGAGGCGCTCATGCCGCCGGGCGCCTTCGTCCCCAACGACGCCGCCCTCGACGACGAGGTGCGCATCCTCCTCATCACCGGCCCGAACATGGCCGGTAAGAGCACCTACATGCGTCAGGTAGCCCTCATCCAGCTCCTCTTTCAGATGGGGTCTTTCGTTCCCGCCGAGGCGGCGCGGCTTCCCGTGGTCGACCGCATCTTTACGCGCATCGGCGCCGGCGACGACCTCGCGGCGGGCGATAGTACGTTCATGGTGGAGATGAAGGAAGTGCGGACGATGCTCCGCGAGGCCACGCCCAAGAGCCTCCTCCTCGTGGACGAGCTCGGGCGCGGCACCTCCACGGAAGACGGCCTGGCGATCGCCCAGGCGACCATCGAGTACATCCACGACAAGATCGGAGCCAAGGCCCTCATCTCCACGCACTTTCACGAACTCGCCGAACTCGAAGGGCGCCTGCCACGCCTAAGGAACGTGCACTTGGAGGTCAAGGAGCGGGCGGACGGCGTCGTCTTTACGCGCCGGCTTCGCCCCGGCGCCGCATCTCGCTCCTACGGGATCTACGTCGCCCGGCTCGCGGGCATTCCCGAAGAGGTCATTCGGCGTGCGGAGCGCCTCGCCCGCCTCTACGGCGGCAAGGGCGCGGCGGTGGAGACGCTCACCCTCCCCCTCGCCTTCGCCGACGAAACATCCGGCGGGGAGGGAGGAGAAGCCGAGGGACCGGAGGGGGGCCTCGCCCCCTGTCAGGATCCCGCGGACCTTCCCGAGCGCGACGCCGTACGGGCAATTCTCGCGTTCCTTCGAGAAATCGAGGAGCTCGACGTGGACCGGATGACTCCCATTCAAGCCTTAAACACCCTGGCCGCCCTGCGTCGCCGCCTGCGCGAGCACTTCGACGCGCTTGCGGGACTCGGGGGAGTTGGCGAGGGTTTGGAGAAAGAAGGAGAGCACTTTGGCTAA
- the mutL gene encoding DNA mismatch repair endonuclease MutL, whose translation MAKIRVLPPEVVGHIAAGEVVERPASVAKELVENSLDAGARRVVVAYEGGGIALVRVRDDGEGISAEDLPHVFVRHATSKIARAEDLARVTTLGFRGEALPSIAAVARVRLVSRTPDAPVASWIEVEGGVVVGRGEEARAPGTEVVVRDLFFNTPARRKFVRSLVAEGAHLLEILERLALSRPDVAFAVYGGDRLAFATPGDGVLLHAYSSVAGAEAAREMIPVEGERGPWRVWGLVGAPSAARKRVRRMYFNVNGRPVRSFAWQRAVLDGYGTRLLREHRPPFVLFVEGPPERIDPNVHPAKWEVRLSEEDEHLLYGLVRDAVSRALARADRTFFFGELVRGRSAPTDAEGPMRGEDAGALPTPTESIPPEGSQGSPAPVSEAPPARSSEGIPPSERRSALSSFRGKVSGSGGVRASDVAERTRSRLRGPFAFLLQGRRLEAGTGSPPHGGEADTPEVVGTSREGGGPAHVREPQGGYGAGLSLAASPVPLLQLFDTYILAQGEGEYYLVDQHAAQERIWYERLRRAAADGTPAVQFLAVPWVFERSASEAEALAEHLEALREMGIDIAPFGPRRFRVRAVPDWLADEETFLAFLERFLGEGGRLGRLEFLDEFLKDRACKAAIKGNRRLTQEEMAGLLAELFRCSEPYTCPHGRPTIVRIGREDFERLFRRTVP comes from the coding sequence TTGGCTAAGATTCGCGTGCTTCCGCCGGAGGTCGTCGGACACATCGCCGCGGGAGAGGTTGTCGAACGGCCAGCTTCCGTAGCCAAGGAGCTCGTAGAAAACTCCCTCGACGCCGGGGCGCGGCGGGTCGTGGTGGCGTACGAAGGGGGCGGGATCGCCCTCGTCCGCGTGCGCGACGACGGCGAGGGAATTTCCGCCGAAGACCTCCCCCACGTGTTCGTGCGCCACGCGACGAGCAAGATCGCCCGTGCAGAGGACCTCGCCCGCGTGACCACCCTCGGCTTTCGTGGGGAGGCGCTCCCGAGCATCGCGGCCGTGGCGCGCGTGCGCCTCGTGAGCCGAACGCCCGACGCCCCCGTAGCCTCGTGGATCGAGGTGGAGGGGGGGGTCGTCGTAGGCCGGGGCGAAGAAGCCCGCGCCCCGGGGACGGAGGTCGTCGTCCGCGACCTCTTCTTCAACACCCCGGCGCGGCGCAAGTTCGTCCGCTCCCTCGTCGCCGAAGGGGCGCACTTGCTCGAAATCCTCGAGCGCCTCGCCTTGAGCCGTCCGGACGTCGCCTTTGCGGTGTACGGGGGCGACCGCCTCGCCTTTGCCACGCCCGGCGACGGCGTCCTCCTCCACGCCTACTCCTCCGTCGCCGGTGCGGAGGCGGCGCGGGAGATGATCCCCGTAGAGGGGGAGCGCGGCCCTTGGCGGGTGTGGGGACTTGTGGGCGCTCCTTCGGCGGCGCGCAAGCGCGTGCGGCGCATGTACTTCAACGTGAACGGCCGTCCCGTCCGGTCCTTCGCCTGGCAAAGGGCCGTCCTCGACGGGTACGGGACGCGACTTTTGCGCGAACACCGCCCTCCCTTCGTCCTCTTTGTCGAAGGACCGCCCGAGCGCATCGATCCCAACGTGCACCCTGCCAAGTGGGAGGTACGCCTCTCCGAAGAAGACGAACACCTCCTCTACGGGCTCGTGCGCGACGCGGTGTCCCGCGCCCTGGCCCGCGCGGACCGGACGTTTTTCTTCGGCGAACTCGTGCGGGGTCGCTCTGCTCCGACCGACGCCGAAGGGCCGATGCGAGGGGAGGACGCCGGAGCGCTTCCGACGCCTACCGAAAGCATTCCTCCGGAAGGGTCCCAAGGCTCTCCTGCGCCGGTTTCAGAAGCTCCCCCCGCGAGATCTTCCGAGGGCATTCCCCCCTCGGAGCGCCGAAGCGCCCTTTCTTCCTTTCGCGGAAAGGTTTCCGGGTCGGGCGGGGTGAGGGCGTCCGATGTGGCGGAAAGGACGCGTTCTCGCCTGCGCGGTCCCTTTGCCTTTTTGCTCCAAGGGCGGCGCCTCGAGGCGGGGACCGGGTCGCCCCCGCACGGCGGCGAGGCGGATACCCCCGAAGTGGTGGGCACCTCGAGGGAGGGAGGGGGTCCGGCGCACGTGCGGGAACCCCAAGGGGGATACGGCGCAGGACTTTCGCTCGCCGCGTCTCCCGTTCCCCTGCTTCAGCTCTTCGACACGTACATCCTCGCCCAAGGGGAGGGGGAGTACTACCTCGTCGATCAGCACGCGGCCCAGGAGCGGATTTGGTACGAAAGGCTCCGCCGCGCCGCGGCCGACGGGACCCCCGCCGTCCAGTTTCTTGCCGTCCCTTGGGTGTTTGAGCGGTCGGCATCTGAAGCGGAGGCGCTCGCGGAGCACCTCGAAGCGCTTCGGGAGATGGGGATCGACATCGCCCCCTTCGGCCCACGGCGCTTTCGCGTGCGCGCTGTCCCGGATTGGCTTGCCGACGAGGAGACCTTTCTCGCCTTTCTCGAGCGCTTTCTCGGAGAGGGCGGGCGCCTCGGGCGCCTCGAGTTTTTGGACGAATTCCTCAAAGACCGCGCGTGCAAGGCGGCGATCAAGGGCAACCGTCGCCTCACCCAGGAAGAGATGGCCGGCCTTCTCGCCGAGCTCTTCCGCTGCTCTGAGCCGTACACCTGTCCCCACGGCCGGCCGACGATCGTCCGCATCGGGCGCGAGGACTTCGAGCGGCTCTTTCGCCGCACGGTTCCCTGA
- a CDS encoding isopentenyl transferase family protein — MLTTSLREPPSPEVRERLSRLADTYGLPVVPRRGRPWSRLFAETGAGWFLAVTESPPPRDLILVLPDVPYPLFFHPGMALRRIKAIREGKSDLMVQVSSVGPGDVVFDATLGLGGDAAVWSFVVGEKGAVMGVEGSLPVYILFREGRTSYPFPDEDVRRAYLRIDARLGDFRDVLPGLPPGSVDVVFFDPMFPGGSVPGSSTMAAIRRVALDSPLRREDVDAACRLARRLVLVKTSVRGTDFSALGLVPVPRRQGASFTYGLRECGSGPRGDLRGEEARESGGNPAGSEGGGAEVRLRGARVREPSGDPHGHGEELRSGDEANGLAGAPLIALVGPTAVGKTALSLELAERFPLEIVNADAMQVYRGMDVGTDKVAPEIRRRIPHHLLDIRDPRESFSVAEYQKLALRAIRDILARGRIPLLVGGTGLYVNAVVYYPEYDFSSPGRDPARRERWYALAQEVGSERLWEWARALVPDVASIHPHDVRRIVRALERAEIPPEAWGTDFGAFAAAAKLGGGASAEAKPLPAEEADRQSEEGAEKCGEDARSPRRRRSPFRLLFLGLTMERSRLYRRIEARVDEQIARGLLEEVRALLEAGVDEEATALQALGYKELVPVVRGEATLEEAVRRIKRRTKQYAKRQLSWFRALPDVRWFPWDEEVREDSRKEIFALVAGFSRTEANST, encoded by the coding sequence GTGCTCACGACGAGTTTACGCGAACCTCCGTCTCCGGAGGTTCGGGAGCGCCTTTCGCGCCTTGCGGATACCTACGGCCTGCCGGTGGTTCCGCGGCGCGGGCGCCCGTGGTCGCGCCTCTTCGCCGAGACGGGGGCTGGGTGGTTTCTCGCCGTAACGGAATCTCCTCCGCCGCGCGACCTCATCCTCGTCCTTCCCGATGTGCCGTACCCCCTCTTTTTTCACCCCGGGATGGCCCTTAGGCGCATAAAGGCCATCCGGGAAGGCAAAAGTGATCTAATGGTACAAGTTTCCTCTGTGGGGCCGGGGGACGTGGTCTTCGACGCGACGCTTGGGTTGGGCGGGGATGCGGCCGTCTGGTCGTTCGTCGTGGGGGAGAAGGGGGCGGTGATGGGCGTCGAAGGCTCGCTCCCCGTCTACATCCTCTTTCGCGAAGGGCGGACGTCGTACCCGTTTCCCGACGAAGACGTCCGCCGGGCCTACCTGCGCATCGACGCGCGCCTGGGCGACTTTCGGGACGTCTTACCTGGACTTCCTCCCGGTTCTGTGGACGTCGTATTTTTCGACCCCATGTTTCCCGGAGGCAGCGTCCCGGGTTCTTCCACGATGGCCGCGATCCGGCGCGTCGCTTTGGATTCGCCTCTGCGCCGCGAAGACGTGGACGCCGCCTGCCGGCTCGCTCGGCGCCTCGTCCTCGTAAAGACCTCCGTTCGCGGGACCGACTTTTCCGCGCTCGGCCTCGTTCCCGTACCCCGACGCCAAGGCGCTTCCTTCACCTATGGCCTGCGGGAGTGCGGATCGGGACCGCGCGGAGACCTTCGCGGCGAAGAAGCGCGCGAATCCGGCGGCAATCCCGCCGGCAGCGAGGGTGGCGGGGCCGAGGTCCGTTTGCGCGGCGCAAGGGTGCGGGAACCCTCCGGCGACCCGCACGGGCACGGGGAAGAGCTTCGAAGCGGGGACGAAGCGAACGGCCTCGCCGGCGCCCCGCTGATCGCCCTCGTGGGTCCCACGGCCGTAGGGAAGACCGCCCTGAGCCTCGAGCTCGCCGAGCGCTTCCCCCTGGAAATCGTGAACGCGGACGCCATGCAGGTCTACCGCGGGATGGACGTCGGGACAGACAAGGTGGCGCCGGAAATCCGCCGGCGAATCCCCCACCACCTCCTGGACATTCGCGACCCGCGGGAATCGTTTTCCGTGGCCGAGTACCAAAAGCTCGCCCTGCGGGCGATTCGCGACATCCTCGCCCGTGGGCGAATTCCCCTCCTCGTAGGGGGGACGGGTCTGTACGTAAATGCGGTCGTCTACTACCCCGAGTACGACTTTTCGTCTCCCGGGCGGGACCCCGCCCGCCGCGAACGGTGGTACGCCCTCGCGCAGGAAGTGGGTTCCGAACGCCTCTGGGAGTGGGCGCGGGCGCTCGTCCCGGACGTGGCGTCCATCCACCCCCACGACGTCCGGCGCATCGTCCGCGCCCTGGAACGGGCCGAAATCCCTCCGGAGGCCTGGGGTACGGATTTCGGCGCTTTCGCCGCGGCGGCAAAGCTCGGTGGCGGAGCCTCTGCGGAGGCGAAGCCCCTTCCCGCCGAAGAGGCCGACCGACAGTCCGAGGAAGGCGCCGAAAAATGCGGGGAAGACGCACGATCCCCAAGGCGGCGCCGAAGTCCGTTTCGCCTCCTGTTCCTCGGCCTTACCATGGAACGGTCGCGGCTCTACCGCCGGATCGAGGCGCGTGTCGACGAGCAGATCGCCCGCGGGCTCCTCGAAGAGGTGCGCGCCCTCCTCGAAGCCGGCGTCGACGAGGAGGCGACGGCCCTTCAGGCCCTTGGGTACAAGGAACTCGTCCCCGTAGTGCGCGGCGAGGCGACGCTGGAGGAAGCCGTGCGGCGCATCAAGCGCCGAACGAAGCAGTACGCCAAGCGCCAGCTGAGCTGGTTTCGCGCGCTTCCCGACGTGCGCTGGTTTCCTTGGGACGAGGAAGTTCGCGAGGACAGCCGGAAAGAAATTTTCGCCCTCGTGGCAGGATTCTCCCGCACCGAGGCGAATTCAACATAG
- the hfq gene encoding RNA chaperone Hfq, with product MAKAQVNIQDTFLNQLRKDNIPVTVYLINGFQLRGFVRAFDNFTVVIESEGKPQLVYKHAISTFAPARPVNYQAAFTERAREEHPEAAPSENASS from the coding sequence GTGGCCAAGGCGCAGGTGAACATCCAGGACACCTTTTTGAACCAGCTTCGGAAGGACAACATCCCCGTGACCGTTTACCTCATAAACGGCTTTCAGCTTCGGGGGTTCGTCCGCGCGTTCGACAACTTTACCGTGGTGATCGAAAGCGAGGGGAAGCCGCAGCTCGTGTACAAGCACGCGATCTCCACCTTTGCTCCGGCCCGACCCGTGAACTATCAGGCGGCGTTTACGGAACGCGCGCGGGAGGAGCACCCGGAGGCGGCGCCCAGCGAAAACGCGTCTTCGTGA
- a CDS encoding adaptor protein MecA → MRIERISPDKVRFFLTPDDLAERQLDREDLWKDLPKVHELFHDMLEQAYYEVGFEARGPVAVEIFTLPAHGMVVVISRTAEDEALYEEDGEESLQMEVLLAEREDVVVAFRDIEHVIAAAQKLAGILPHGGRLYAFRKLYVLYFPETLVREAGKAAQALAVLTEYGEAVSVSEAILEEYGKKLIAEDALGTLRTYFARS, encoded by the coding sequence GTGCGGATCGAACGGATTTCACCCGATAAGGTGCGCTTTTTCCTTACGCCCGACGACCTCGCGGAACGCCAGCTCGATCGGGAAGACCTGTGGAAGGACCTACCCAAGGTCCACGAGCTCTTCCACGACATGCTCGAGCAGGCGTACTACGAGGTGGGCTTCGAAGCTCGGGGGCCCGTGGCGGTGGAGATCTTCACCCTTCCGGCGCACGGGATGGTCGTCGTGATCAGCCGTACGGCAGAAGACGAAGCCCTCTACGAGGAGGACGGAGAAGAGAGCCTGCAGATGGAAGTCCTCCTCGCGGAGAGGGAGGACGTCGTCGTGGCCTTTCGCGACATAGAGCACGTGATTGCGGCGGCGCAGAAGCTTGCGGGGATCCTCCCGCACGGCGGTCGGCTGTACGCCTTCCGCAAGCTGTACGTCCTCTACTTCCCTGAAACGCTCGTTCGCGAGGCGGGGAAGGCCGCACAAGCGCTCGCCGTGCTCACGGAGTACGGGGAGGCGGTGAGCGTAAGCGAGGCGATCCTCGAGGAATACGGCAAAAAGCTCATTGCGGAGGACGCCTTGGGCACCCTCCGAACGTACTTCGCCCGGTCGTAG
- a CDS encoding DUF1614 domain-containing protein, translating to MPFLWPILLILLLPLLLLNLFFQLVTFSFAKLGLTPTGATFLLLFSLFGSLINIPISETRTYVPPEPVGYFRGPVWVYYRPPRVQETILAVNVGGAIVPTVFGFYLLTRTPLVPALLATAIVTVFVHLLARPVPGVGIQVPALLPPLVSALVAILLGGEHAPAIAYISGAFGTLIGADLLNLPKIRSLGAQVVSIGGAGVFDGIFLVSVFAALLA from the coding sequence GTGCCGTTTCTCTGGCCGATCCTCCTCATCCTTCTTTTGCCCCTTCTCCTCCTCAACCTCTTCTTCCAACTCGTGACCTTTTCCTTCGCGAAACTCGGGCTCACCCCTACCGGGGCGACGTTTCTCCTCCTCTTTTCCCTCTTCGGAAGCCTCATCAATATCCCGATTTCCGAGACGCGCACGTACGTACCCCCGGAACCCGTCGGATACTTCCGCGGACCGGTTTGGGTCTACTACCGCCCGCCCCGGGTTCAGGAGACGATTCTCGCCGTAAACGTCGGCGGGGCGATCGTTCCTACGGTGTTCGGTTTCTACCTCCTCACGCGCACGCCCCTCGTGCCCGCCCTCCTCGCCACAGCCATCGTCACGGTCTTCGTCCACCTTTTGGCCCGCCCCGTACCCGGCGTCGGAATACAGGTTCCCGCCCTCCTCCCTCCCCTCGTCTCCGCCCTCGTGGCGATCCTCCTCGGCGGCGAACACGCGCCGGCCATAGCCTATATCTCCGGCGCGTTCGGGACGCTCATCGGCGCCGACCTCCTCAACCTCCCCAAAATTCGCTCCCTCGGCGCCCAAGTGGTGAGCATCGGCGGTGCGGGCGTCTTCGACGGGATCTTCCTCGTGTCCGTCTTCGCCGCCCTCCTCGCGTAG
- a CDS encoding ABC transporter substrate-binding protein → MGGDRFGWVGKAAAIVALLLAVGFWGTACARKAPQAPSANEGGTAPAAPAPANVPPPAEGQRISVRVGILPTIDAFPLVVAKQSGAFAQKGVEVTLVPFQSASERDSAFLAGQIDGMVSDLVAASLLRASGKDVRVTVSLMEATAETRTFALLGSPRVDWPNPLTPEALRGRKVAMSQNSVVEYVGDRFLERLGVAPREVHKTWVPKISDRMTMLTEGSVDAAVLPEPLASLAEKRGARVLVDDRGNNLTHVVLVFSGPFLAENSRAMEGFFAALREAVETLNASPERYRRDFVESARIPQELEATYAVPRFPLPAPPPRREIEDVLAWLRGKDLLSTEVTPDELLAPGFNGR, encoded by the coding sequence ATGGGAGGCGATCGCTTCGGATGGGTAGGGAAGGCGGCGGCAATCGTCGCCTTGCTTTTGGCGGTTGGGTTTTGGGGCACCGCGTGCGCCCGCAAGGCGCCTCAAGCGCCTTCGGCAAATGAGGGGGGAACGGCTCCCGCGGCTCCCGCACCAGCAAACGTACCTCCGCCTGCGGAAGGGCAGCGCATTTCTGTGCGCGTGGGAATCCTTCCGACGATCGACGCCTTTCCCCTCGTCGTGGCAAAGCAATCGGGCGCCTTTGCCCAGAAGGGGGTCGAGGTGACGCTCGTCCCCTTCCAGAGCGCTTCTGAGCGGGACAGCGCCTTTTTGGCGGGCCAAATCGACGGCATGGTGTCGGACCTCGTCGCCGCCTCCCTCCTCCGCGCGAGCGGTAAGGACGTACGCGTGACCGTATCCCTCATGGAGGCCACGGCGGAGACGCGCACCTTCGCCTTGCTTGGCTCTCCGCGCGTGGATTGGCCGAATCCGCTCACGCCCGAGGCGCTGCGCGGGCGCAAGGTGGCAATGTCGCAAAATTCGGTGGTCGAGTACGTCGGCGACCGCTTCCTCGAACGCCTCGGCGTCGCCCCACGGGAGGTACACAAGACCTGGGTACCCAAGATCTCCGACCGCATGACGATGCTCACGGAGGGAAGCGTAGACGCCGCCGTGCTTCCTGAACCGCTCGCCAGCCTCGCGGAGAAGAGGGGTGCGCGCGTGCTCGTCGACGATCGGGGCAACAACCTCACGCACGTGGTCCTCGTCTTTTCCGGCCCCTTCCTCGCGGAAAACAGCCGTGCCATGGAAGGGTTCTTCGCCGCCTTGCGGGAGGCGGTAGAGACGCTCAACGCTTCCCCCGAACGCTACCGCCGGGACTTCGTGGAGAGTGCTCGGATCCCGCAGGAGCTCGAGGCCACCTACGCCGTGCCGCGCTTCCCCCTCCCCGCACCGCCGCCGCGGCGGGAAATCGAGGACGTGCTCGCGTGGCTTCGGGGGAAGGACCTCCTTTCGACCGAGGTCACGCCGGACGAGCTCCTCGCCCCGGGGTTTAATGGCCGATGA
- a CDS encoding ABC transporter ATP-binding protein: protein MSAEVLLEVRGLRAAYRGPGGSVLALDGVDLDVRRGEIAVLLGPSGSGKSTLLHLLAGLGGEYTGSIVYRIPDFDPRRDVALVLQSDALLPWKTVEDNVALGLLFRRVPREEIRTRVHAVLAEVGLQGLGRRRPYELSGGQRARVALARALVTLPRLLLLDEPFSALDALTREAMQDFLLRLHAEYGFTALLVTHDIEEAVRLGDRIFLFTPQPGKVAHVWENPGRGKGEGASLAAEIRARLREVMAG from the coding sequence ATGAGCGCCGAAGTCCTCCTCGAGGTGCGCGGGCTCCGCGCCGCGTACCGCGGACCCGGGGGAAGCGTCCTCGCCTTGGACGGCGTAGACCTCGACGTGCGCCGAGGAGAAATCGCCGTCCTCCTCGGCCCGTCGGGGTCGGGAAAGAGCACGCTGCTTCACCTCCTCGCCGGCCTCGGCGGCGAGTACACGGGGAGCATCGTCTACCGCATCCCCGACTTCGATCCGCGCCGCGACGTCGCGCTCGTCCTCCAGAGCGACGCCCTCCTCCCGTGGAAGACCGTGGAAGACAACGTCGCTTTGGGGCTTCTCTTTCGCCGGGTGCCTCGGGAGGAAATCCGCACCCGCGTCCACGCGGTCCTCGCGGAGGTGGGGCTTCAAGGCCTCGGCCGCCGCAGGCCCTACGAACTTTCCGGCGGGCAGCGCGCCCGCGTGGCCCTCGCCCGCGCCCTCGTCACCTTGCCGCGCCTCCTCCTCTTGGACGAGCCCTTTTCCGCCCTCGACGCGCTCACCCGTGAGGCGATGCAGGACTTCCTCCTCCGCCTGCACGCAGAGTACGGGTTTACGGCCCTCCTCGTCACCCACGACATCGAAGAGGCGGTACGCCTCGGCGACCGGATCTTTCTCTTTACGCCGCAACCGGGGAAGGTGGCCCACGTGTGGGAGAACCCGGGGCGCGGCAAGGGGGAGGGGGCGTCCCTCGCCGCGGAGATCCGCGCCCGTCTGCGGGAGGTGATGGCGGGTTGA